CTCCGTAGACACGACCTGTTGTCGGAGCGGATCAAAGGTAAGCCCCTGGATATTGCGGTGGCCATAACTCCAAATCTCCGGTTGCACCTCTGGGTCTCCAAGGAAGGGATTATCCTCCGGGATAGAGCCATCGTCGTTAATGCGAATGACCTTACCCAGATGACTATCAAGGTTTTGGGCCTGATTGCGGATCAATTCACCTTCCAATTCCAGGGGAGGGTTTCCCCCATCACCAATGGCCACTAGTAAGGTCTGGTCTGGCAGCCAAGTGAGCCTTGAGCCAAAATGTTGGGCGCCTGGTTTGGTTAAGGAGCCAGGGAAAATCACTTCCCAGTTATTGAGCTGTTCCCCATCAAACTTGGCCCGTGCCACTTGGGTACGATTCGCATTCTCAGTCCCAGCGGCATAGGTGAAATAGATCCAGTTATTCTCAGGGAAGTCGGGATGAAGGGCAATGTCTAGGAGTCCCCCCTGGCGGGATGCAAAAATTTCGTCGGTCGGGATGCCGGCGATCGCCTCAGGCGCCAAGACCCCATCCCGCACAATCCGTAGGCGCCCTGGTCGTTCCGTGATTAACATGTCCCCATTGGGCAACCAAGCGACTCCCCAGGGATGCTCTAACCCCTCGACAATGGGGGTGACGGTCATGGTTTCAACCGGTAAATCCTCAGCCTGGGGGCTCATTATGGAGGGAGATTCCGTCGTTGCAGAGGGGGTTTCACTGGGCATCGAAACCGATTGAGATGAACAGGCGGCTAAGGGTAAAGCCCCCCAACATAGTGCTGTGACAATGAGCTTGAGCTGCAGTTTCATGGTTGCTACTCCGTAAGGACAAACACCCCTAGGGTAGATCACGGCTCTTATTTTTGACCGGTCTCGACTTCTTTCCAGCGCTTGAGGGGGACACAATCAATTTCGAATTGGTCTAAGGCCCGGGCGACGACAAAATCTACCAGATCTTCAATGGTTTGGGGATGGTGATACCAAGCGGGAATGGCGGGAACGACCTTAACCCCCACCTCTGCCAGTTGGGTTAAATTGCGCAGATGAATCAAACTCAAGGGGGTTTCCCGGGGGACAATCACCACTTTTCGACCCTCTTTGATGGACACATCAGCCGCCCGCTCCAGGAGGTCGGAACTGAGGCCATTGGCAATTTTCGCCACGGTACTCATGCTACAGGGAATCACGAGCATCCCCTGGGTGCGGTAGGAACCACTGGCAATGCCTGCGCCCACATCACCCCAACGGTGGCAGCGCAAAATCCCTTTTTCAGGAACCCCCGCTTGCGATCGCCAAAAGATCGCTTGGTGCTCTGGGTCGGCGGGCATCGTAATGCCATCTTCTGCTTGCCACACCATAAAAGAAGCTTTAGAGGCCACCACATCCACTGTTAAGTTAGCTTCTAATAAATATTTAAGAGTCCGCACAGCATAAATGAGCCCCGATGCGCCACTAATGCCAACTGTGAGGGGTCGATCCATAGGGTTATTGATTTTTTAGGGGGATTTTTTTGTAACGTTTTTTTAAATCAAACCTTCAAATTCTAACGCTTCAATCATTTGCAGGCCATTGGGGTCTCCCACCCGTAGGAGGGCAGCCCTGGCATCCTCTTTGACACCCACATCTTCATCTTCGACGAGGGCTTCGATTAGGGCGTCAATCGCCGTGGCATAGATGACATTGGAGGGCATTTCCCGGGACAGTTGCCCTAGAGACCAAGCACAATTACTCCGGACAGCGGCCATTTTGTCACGGCGTAGTCCCCGGATAATCGGGGGGATTGCACGCGAAATATCTTCATATTGAAGTTTGGCTACCTGGGCAAGGCTACTGGCAGCCCACAAACGGACAGCGGAAATATCGTTTTCGAGGGCATGGATGAGGGGATCTACGGAGCGGCGATCGCCACAATTACCCAAAGCCCAAACAACCCCTTTGCGAACATAGCCATTCCAATCTTGCTCGAGTACATCAATGAGGGCAGGCACTGCGGCCTCAGCTGCATTGCGGCCCAGGGCATAGGCGGCGCTCACCCGGGTTAGGGGGCAAACATCTCGTTGGAGGAGCTCAACTAGGGGCAGCACAGCCCGTTCATCTCGGTGGTCGCAGAAGTAACGGGCGGCGATCATCCGTTGGGTTTTATCGGCATTTTCCAGCTTTGCCAGCATTGATTCTGCCGTGGCTGCGTCTTCTGAGGCGTTTGCTTGGAGCGTCTCTCCAAAGGTCTCGTTAATTAGGTTAAGGTCATTCGGACTTGGCATAATTATTACCCTACTATCGTTGTTGTCCCAGGGGCAACTGTTTTGCGGGGTCTACGGTCGGCGATCGCCACCACCATCGCGTCAAAGTCTACCGGAGCTCCTTTTCTTTGCAAAGAAATAAAACGAAAACTTTATAATGGAGGCTGATCCCTTTGTTTACCCGAAAAAATTATGGCTCTAGCACTGACGACCGAAAACGTCGAAGCAACCCTCGATGAACTGCGCCCTTACCTAAAAGCCGATGGTGGCAACGTTGAGCTCGTTGAAATTGATGGCCCCATTGTGAAGCTTCGTCTCCAGGGAGCCTGTGGCTCCTGCCCCAGTTCCACCATGACCCTGCGCATGGGCATC
The nucleotide sequence above comes from [Synechococcus] sp. NIES-970. Encoded proteins:
- a CDS encoding glucose/sorbosone dehydrogenase, with the translated sequence MKLQLKLIVTALCWGALPLAACSSQSVSMPSETPSATTESPSIMSPQAEDLPVETMTVTPIVEGLEHPWGVAWLPNGDMLITERPGRLRIVRDGVLAPEAIAGIPTDEIFASRQGGLLDIALHPDFPENNWIYFTYAAGTENANRTQVARAKFDGEQLNNWEVIFPGSLTKPGAQHFGSRLTWLPDQTLLVAIGDGGNPPLELEGELIRNQAQNLDSHLGKVIRINDDGSIPEDNPFLGDPEVQPEIWSYGHRNIQGLTFDPLRQQVVSTEHGSRGGDELNLLEMSKNYGWPVVSFSAEYSTGRPVASQTSAPGVMDPQRVWTPVIAPSGLAVYTGDRLEGWQGNIFAGGLVSRDIRRLVLDDQGNVIAESRIPIGQRVRDVRQGPDGYLYVLTDANSGQLLRLTPENPPS
- the ubiX gene encoding 3-octaprenyl-4-hydroxybenzoate decarboxylase — its product is MDRPLTVGISGASGLIYAVRTLKYLLEANLTVDVVASKASFMVWQAEDGITMPADPEHQAIFWRSQAGVPEKGILRCHRWGDVGAGIASGSYRTQGMLVIPCSMSTVAKIANGLSSDLLERAADVSIKEGRKVVIVPRETPLSLIHLRNLTQLAEVGVKVVPAIPAWYHHPQTIEDLVDFVVARALDQFEIDCVPLKRWKEVETGQK
- a CDS encoding HEAT-like repeat protein: MPSPNDLNLINETFGETLQANASEDAATAESMLAKLENADKTQRMIAARYFCDHRDERAVLPLVELLQRDVCPLTRVSAAYALGRNAAEAAVPALIDVLEQDWNGYVRKGVVWALGNCGDRRSVDPLIHALENDISAVRLWAASSLAQVAKLQYEDISRAIPPIIRGLRRDKMAAVRSNCAWSLGQLSREMPSNVIYATAIDALIEALVEDEDVGVKEDARAALLRVGDPNGLQMIEALEFEGLI
- a CDS encoding NifU like protein, with the translated sequence MALALTTENVEATLDELRPYLKADGGNVELVEIDGPIVKLRLQGACGSCPSSTMTLRMGIERRLRENIPEIAEVEQVF